The region ATCGGTAAACCATCCACTTTGTACTATTGGTTGAATTTGATAAGTTCCAAACGGTATTTTTTTATACAAAATTTCGCCTTTTTCATCTGTTTTAAAAGTTGTTTTATCAACAGTAACAAAAACATCGGGAGCAATTTCATCGTTTTCATCAAGTATGTTGTTGCTGTTTTTGTCGTAAAATACAATTGTTTGTAAAGTTCCTTTTTTACCTGCCGATGCTGCTTTACCGCCTAATTGCGCATTTAAACCAGCTTCAATTAAAAACATGTGATTTGTTTGTAAAAATGTGGTGTTGCTGTTTTTAAACCACGAGGTGTTTAAAAAAAATCGGTAATTAGTTGCAGACGTGTAACTTGTATTTAAAAAGGCCGATGGTGTTTTGCCCGAAATGAAATCGCTAATAAACGAAGCACCGCTGCGAATTAATAATTTGTTTTCAAAAAACTTTTGGTCTGAAGTAACAGTTACGGTTAAGCGTTTAAAATCGCTTTGGTTTTTATTTGCTACCAATAAAGAGGTGTATTCAGAAATAAAAAAGCTTCCGTATTGATAAGCAGCACCAGCATTAAAACCCTTAAAACTGTAAATAGAATTTATTTTAAAATGTGGATACGCTTTTGCCGACAAGCTTGTTTTTCCTAATCCTTCTTCAACAGCTAAAATTACAGAATGCTTTAAATTTTTGCTTTGCCAATTAAAGTTATTGGTTAAACGTACAGCTTGTATATTAAGTAGGCCGTTAGCTACAATCCAATTAAAATTATTGCCACTTTCTTTATAGTATTGTAAACCAAGAGTTTTGCCAACAAATTTTAGTTTTGGGAAACTAATTCCGCTATCAACACGCAAATTGGTTGTTTTTAAATTTAATAAATAAGTAAGCGAATTTGGGTTGTATTCAGAATAGTTAAAGTTGGTAAACCAAAGTTTATCGCGTTTTAGATTTTTTAAAATGTTTTGTTGAAATTGAATAACTCCACGACGATTTCCCGGAAAATAACTACTGCTTATGTAATAGTTACCGTTTAATCTAAAGTTGTTAATTTCGCCATTATATTGTGTTTCAATAGCAAACGATGGTTTGTAGGTTGCTAATTTTTCGTAAAAGCTGTATCCGCCATGCGCTTTTAAACGTAAATTCCATTTGTTGTTGTAAAGTTTTGTTTTTTCAAAACCAAGCATTTGGTGGGTAACGTTTTCATATACATCTTTCTTAAAAACATAATTAATATTTTTTTGGTTTGTAGCATTATTTATGCCTAAAGTTGCAATACCAAACATTCCATAACTACGTTTAAGAAAGGTATTGGGTTCAATTAAATTATAATTTTCATCGATAAATCCTACCTGAAAACGGTTGCTTAAATTATTGGTTAGTAATTCGTATTGTATCCCTCTACCAAATAAAGGTAATTCTAAAGGCTGATTTAAATTACCAATTTTTATATCTTGATTTTCTAAATGATATTCTAAAAATGTGTTGCTAATTAATGGTACGTTTTGATTTTCGGTTTGATAAATATTTGTGTTAAGTGTAACGTATCCAGCGGGTAAATCAATATCGCCCGAACCTAATAATTGATAAACATTAGAATTGTTGCCGTTGGTTTTAAAACTTGTTGTTATGCTGTTTTTTTGGTGATATACCGCGTTTGCTGTACTTAAAATATCTTCGTATTGTTTTACCGATGATACATTTTGTACAACTATTGATACGTTGCCAAATAATAACTTTTCGGTGCTGCGCATAGCCGCTACATTTACAACAAATTGCGATTGCTCTAAAAGCTGTTTGGTAGGTTTAATTTTGTAGGTAAAAACGGTATCTTTATGAATGTTAACTTTTGCCGTTTGTTCAAAAAAGTTGTTTTCACTGGTTAATTTTGGAATACTAAAAACAACAAATACCTGCTGAGGTTTGTTTCCTAAATTACTTACTTGCACTTTTACAGCTAACGAATCGTTTACGTTTGTTAAATAAATATTTGGCAAAACAGCTTGCAAACTCATTGCATTATTTTCTTCAACAACCTCTTCAATAATTTTGGTAGCTATAATTTCATTTACCTTGTTGTAAAGGTTTATAATGATTTCTGATTTTCCTGCTACAATTTCTTTTCCTTTTAAAATTTTTAAAGGAATAAATAGTTGTTCGTTTGCTTTAAGTTGTATTTTAATTTCGCTACCCGTAATGTTTTTGAATCCTTTTGGAGTTTGAATTTTTAAAGTTCCCTCAAAATTATTTTCTGTATGGTTTTTTAGCGCAATAGTTTGATCTATTAAATGTTTATAAGCAGCATTATTTGTTTCAATATTCATATCAATATTGTTTTGAGCCTGCAATTGAATGGGTGCAGCCACAAAACAAAAAAATAGAATAATTAAAATTTTAAATAATTGATGCATTTATAAATAGTGTTACTGCGGTAAAATCTCGTATTGTAACGTGGTTGTGTATTGGTCGGGTTTTGCGTTTATTAAGTTTATATCATCGGCTTGGGTAGCATATACAATATTAAAGTTCACTTGCGTTCCTTGAGTGGTTCCGCCCGAAGCAATTTTTTGTGAAACATTACTTAAATTAACCGGAAATATGTTTGCTGAATTTGGTGTAACGGGCACAACATTTAATTTAATGGTGCTTAATGGAAGGGTATTACCTATTGCCGATGAAAAATACGGATGCAACGATACAACCTTAATTTGATAGTTTGTGTTTGAAGAAACCATTAAGGCATTTGGATATGTAACGCTGGCTCCTTGTATATAATCTTCTTTGGTTTTAAGTTCTAAAAGGCCATTTACAGCGTTTGATGCTATTTTTATACTTAATTGATTTTCTGGTGTTGGTGGTGTGCCGCTTAAGGTAGCTATTTGTAATTTGTAGTATTTTTCTTGAATACCTAAAATGGTGTTATTTTGGTTGTAAAAAACAAATTCTAAAACCATTGTAAATTCAGACCAAGTTGTGAATTGTGATAAGTACGCACCGCCTTCTACTTTTAAATCAAAAGGAATGTGTAAGTTGTAATAGGGATTACCACCTGCTGCGTTATTGTATAAACCTGCTTGTGATTGTGGAACTAAAAAAACTTCTTGACCTTGTTTTAAAAAGGTTTGTAACGGCATACCAATTTGTGCAATTGTAGGCACATTGTTAGGGTTAAATTTACCATAAGTTGTAGTAGGTATTAAACTTATTTTATCGGCAGGAAAAATTTGCGTTCCATTGCTTATTGGTTGTTTAACCCGTACAGAAACCCGCCAAGTAGGTAAACTTAAACTTCCGTTTCCATCAATCCATACTTTGTAGGCGTTTGATTTTGTAATGCCACTGTATGAATCGATACTTGCATAATTGTTACTGTCAACATTTAAATTTTGGGTTGAACCAACTAAGCAGTTTAAAAGAAAAATGATGCTATAAAAAAACTTATTATTCATTTGTAAAAGATAATTCGCCCATTTCAATAGTGTTTTCATCGCCATAATCCATTAAAATAGCAGCTGTATATTTGGCTTTCTCTAAATTTTCAGGTAGATCTATATACATTTTGCGTACATCGTTGGGCATGCTATAAAATACAATATGATCTAAAACGGTTTTCTTTCCTGTTAAGGTATTTAACAACTCGGGATACACAATACCATCGGCCCAAATATTTCCATTGTTTTTAAAAAGTAGTTCTATTTTGTTGCGTTTCTTATCAAACAAAATATTTTCAATTTCTAATTTTCTGTTTTTAGGTTGACTGGTTCTATGAAATAATTTAATGCCCGATCGTACACTTACTTTAATATTGGCCCCTTTATTATCAACATCGTCAATAGGATTCATTTGTGTAACATACAACATACCAGTATGTACAGGAACTTCACCTGTAAAAGTATTTGGTACTGTTATGGTAACTTCAATTTCTTTACTTTCGCCTGGTTTTAATGAAAAGTAACTGTCTTTTTTATTAATAGTAACCCAACTTGCACATGATGTAGCTAAGCTATCGGCCGGATACATCACATTTTCTCCTAATTCATTATATTGCCAATCGCCTAAACTTACAGCTAAATCCATAGTGTGAGCGGCACTTACATTAGTAACCATTATTTTTTGACGGTTACTTTGCCCAGCATTCGATTCAAAATACAAACGCGGAGGTGAAACCGAAACCCCCGTTTGTGCTGTACTTAAAAAACTGCTTAAAATTGTAACCAAAAAAAGAAAGAATGTTCTCATAAATCAAGCGGGTATAATTTAAAAAAAGTGCTACACTACAAAATGCAACACTTTTTCATTATAAAATACGAATATAATTATTTTGCGTAAATGGTGTAAGTTACCGTTGTAGAAAAAATAGTTGGAGTTTGGTTAGCAACGTATTTATCTAAATAAGCATCGGTACCTGCAGCTTTGTATTCAATATCAATATTTTTGTCTCTTGCCCCTTTTGTAGATGAAACTAGTACACCTTCGGTTGTAGATAAAGATACAGCTGATTTGTAATCTGCATTACTTAACGCTTTTTGTGTTCCTTGTGTAGCTACAATTTGTATGGTTGATGCGTCAATGTTTCCGTTAGGTCCTGCTGTTCCAGCATTTGCTAATTCTGCAGCGCTTGATTTTACTTTAACTTCAAAACCACCTGTACTAAAAATATTTAAATGGTTTTCTTGTTTTGCAGAAACACCATCGTTATAATGATCAGTTGTAGTATAATCTAAATTAACTGTTTTTTGTTGTGGATTAACTACTAAAGTTTGAATAGGGTTTAAACGCACGTTTAATGTTACATTGTCTGTTTGCGCTTGTGTTGTGATACCCATTAACATTACTAAAGATGCAATTACTAATTTTTTCATTTTTTTCTTAATTATTTGTTTGTTGTTTACTTTTTTTTATTATATTTGATAGTTGAATATTTAACTACCTTTTAAATTCGGATACAAAAGTAATACATAACATAAACATGTTACTTATTAAAAAGTTCAAAAAACTTGTTATTTTTTACCGAGTTATAAACCCAAAATTTACTTTAAGTTTTATTTGAATTTACATTAATGCAGCAAAAGCGCCTGCTTTTATTGCGCTATTATTGTATATAGAAGTGTGTACGTAAAATGTGTAGAT is a window of Myroides sp. JBRI-B21084 DNA encoding:
- a CDS encoding fimbrial biogenesis chaperone — protein: MRTFFLFLVTILSSFLSTAQTGVSVSPPRLYFESNAGQSNRQKIMVTNVSAAHTMDLAVSLGDWQYNELGENVMYPADSLATSCASWVTINKKDSYFSLKPGESKEIEVTITVPNTFTGEVPVHTGMLYVTQMNPIDDVDNKGANIKVSVRSGIKLFHRTSQPKNRKLEIENILFDKKRNKIELLFKNNGNIWADGIVYPELLNTLTGKKTVLDHIVFYSMPNDVRKMYIDLPENLEKAKYTAAILMDYGDENTIEMGELSFTNE